TTGTAGTGAACAGGATAGCAGCACTATGCGTTGATCTCCGAAATACCCTCTGAGAAGAGAAGTTAGTGATACTTTGGTTTAAAATGCTGATACGTTTCCTCTGTATTCTTCCTTCTTTccttatttgtttcttttatgtTCTTTGTTGCTGGGTTCTTTAATGAGGAGTTTGCTCCTCATGTGATATCCCTAAAATCTGCAGTGAAATACCAGATTCTATTACTTTTGTTAATAATACTATTTGGATGATATCTGAACGTGATTGGAAGATACCCTAGAAAACTACCTTATATTAATGttgtattaatattaatgatgtAAACTTTAGTTGAAGGGTTTGAAAAGGGGGTGGATCTTTCCACTCAAGCTTCAAGAGGCTCAAGAGAGAagttaagagaaagaaacttgCACCTCTGAAGATTTGGGTTAGGTTCTTGGTATGTTTATGATGACTAGGTTTGGTTCCATCAAGTCTTGAGTATAGTCACTAATTCTTGATAAGACCAAATTGTTCAAAGGAAAAACCCTAGCAGAGAAATTTCTCGTTCTCAGTGATAACTAAAACATTATGTTCATTCAATTCATTCCTAAATTATTTACACTATGCATTTGGAagtaaataaatgattttttttttctaaatattgcAAGCATAACTAATATGTCAAGGTGGTTAAGTGAATCATAGTTAAGCTTGAGGTCAAGGGTCCCATTcctacatttaattattttaatattttgtacattttaatatttaataagcCTTGTATTAGTCTTGGGCTTCTATCTGGTCATGGGTTTGGGCTTGGTCTTTACTGTCCACTTCAAGGATGTTCCCCTTCCCTCTTAGTCTTGTCCCCATTCCTAACACAATTATTCAAGCAAAATCTTGTATTATGATTGTTCTTTTTTGTTTGATCTTTCCTGTAAGATGATAATTAGAAAATTACATACTGTACTTGATTGCAGTTCGTCCCAAAGAAAGCTGGTACtccaaaaaaaaatgagattgtGTTCACTGCACCAACAGGAGAGGATATCAATAACAGGAAGCAgttggaaaaatatttgaagGCACACCCTGGTGGTCCAGCTGTATCAGAATTTGATTGGGGCACTGGTGAGACCCCAAGAAGATCCGCAAGAATCAGTGAGAAGGCGAAGGCAGCTCCTCCAACAGAAAGCAAACCCCCAAAGAAACGTAGTAAAACAACACCAGCTTCGCAGAAAGAAACTTCCGAggaggaaaaagaagaggacACAAAGGAAACGGAGATGCAAGCAGATGATGAAATCGCTAAGGTTGATGAAGATATAGAGAAGGAAAATAATGTGGTAACGGAAAATCAAGATGACAAGACTGCAGAGGATACAAATATCAACAAATCAACTAATCCTGGAGATGTTAAAGCTAGAGAAAACGTTGAGGTACGTACTGATGAGGAAAAATCCAATGCTGCTGATGGAGAACTACACGCATTGAAAGATGAAGTTGTTGACAAAGGAACTGAGGGTGCAGTTTCTCTGAGAAATGATGAAGAAAAGATTGGGCAACCACGGGAAGAGACAAAAGAATATCACAGGTCTGGGGAGCCAGAGAAATCTGAAACATGCAGTACTGCTGACAAAACAGTTGAAGTGGAAGGAGTGAATACAGAAGAATACATCAAAAGTACTAGTAAACTTGAAGAAGTTGAGAAAATAGAAGGAACGAAAGTGAACAGTGAAGAACATGACAAGCTTGATGATATAAATAAGAAGGTTGAAGCTGAGTTGACTGAGAATGGCAATCATGGGAGTTGAACTGGTGAGGTCAAAGCCTGGAGCAGGCAATAGATTAATAAGCTCTAGGCGTCTCCTCATTCTGACCCTTCTAAATCTGTTTGAAGATGACTGTAgtttttgttaatgttatatatcTGATTGTTTATTGAAACTACAATATACAGTTACAGAGCATAGCCATGTAATATACCATCTGTGCATGTATTGGACAGATGTGTAGCTTGTAGTTGCTGTTGTCACATGAGGTAAGATGTATGATATGAACCTCAATCATATGTAAGGCAGTGGTCCTAAATATCCTAGTCTTATGCTATTATGGTAGGTATTGTCTAAGTAATTTGGTCCTGGTTGAACAACGGTTCATATGGAATTACCATTTTCTGTTTCATGGATTTGGATTATTTCACTTTTCTAAATCACGTGAAAGtgattaattatgaattattctGTTTTTAAACCTTTAACCCACAAAAATTTGTTTGAACTCATTCCAACTTTTAAAGACAAAGTATTGATTTATATAGGTATTATCTACTTTTTAATGGCAAAAGGAAATGGATATTGACATTTTTCTACTCCAAAGCATTTTtcttagataaataataaactattgaaaataaaagataaaacgaTTCATTTATATTACTTCTATAAAAAAAGGGGTTcatgaaaacaaagaaataaatatttcaaaataaaatatatttaggcATTAAAATAACACATACAAatgttttatgataaaaattacaaaactttaagagaaattaaaatgaaactCCTCTCATGAATTCGTGAGTTAAGATCAACATACACGGAGGTCATATATGAGCTTGATCTTGTCTATATGGAAGATAGTGAAGACTTTGAATAATGGATGAATCCTGTAGACATCTTTGAGTTTGAAATCAGTTGCTACAGTGCAATCAGTTGTATTAGCAATGTGCAAGGAAcgttttctttgcattttagtCTTGCCAACTTGCATAATAGTTTTCTATTCTGAGCCTCAGATTCAAGCTTCTATTCTCTGGAGTGAGAATCATTGTCTAAAGGCCGCTTTGGATGCTGCTGGTGCTCTTCTTAAACAGCCCTTCAAGCACCAGAACCCTTCATGATGAAGCTGCTCGATGGAAAGCAATGACTGACTACATTCTTGCTCTGTCTTTCGTGCCAACAACTTCGTCTATTTATCATCCAATGATGAAGACATGGAAAAGGTTGACTAGATTCGGTCATTTTGTTTGTCAATGACTTTATTATTGATGCTTaaagaaaagggagaaatgCATATGATAATGTTCAGGGatgaatatgttttttatgataAGAAAAAGGGAGTTTACAAATTAAGGGGGAGCAAGCAATCCTTAGGGGAGCATTTCAAGTTGAtgagttgtatttttttttttttgcttagaAAATGTAacaaatgttataaaatttgattttatgattgaagttttattttgcTTAGAAAATGTAACTTGTTTTTATAAACATGGAAGAGACTGGTTGGTCATTATtagaataaactaattatttaattaatctaaaCAAGTCAGTAATTAAGTTTAAATGAAATTAGGTCGATCCCAATCAAAAGCTCAtagaaaaaactataaatataggttaaaaatatgattgttgAAACTTTTACTATGCatttattataactttaatCGCTTAACCGATCGAACTTAAGTTGACTTAAGCATTGAATTATCTTTAGCAGATACACCCGATTGATTGGAGAATATATTATCTGAATAGGAAGAGGACAACTAAGGAGTAAGCAAcaagaaaattgttttaagtGGACATTCAATCCTACATACAAAACATTTTGGCACCCACTATGAGGTTGAGTGAAAAATTCTGAAGCCCACACGATAACCACTAGGAATTTGGTGAGCAACGTTGTAGTAGAGGAAGCCACTAGCGATAAGATGGACCCAATAGAGATGATGCAAAAAATGCAGAGGCAGATGAACGAGATGTAAAACAAATATGAATAAGAGATAAAAGCACTAGGGGTTTAGAATAAGATCATTCGCCAGGAGAGAGGCAGCAAAGGTTCTGTGTGCTCCACCCCAACTCTTAACGGAGTAACTAAAAATCCTGTGATGAGTCAGACCGAACAATCTTGGCAAGTAACATCGGTGCAAGTAAGGACCGCCACCACTCTATCTCAACCATCAACATGGACAATCTATTTGGATCATGGAGACCCTTTTACCTTATAATTGAAGAATGTCGGTGTCGACAAATACAACATATCTATTCACTTGGATGAACACATATGGATCTTTATGAACCAAATGACATTATACACGACAAACAATGCCATTTGGTGCATGGTTTCCTCCACCTCTCTAAAGGGTGAAGCCTTAGCTTGGTTTTCGTTGTTGTTGAAAATTTAATAGATTGCTTTGTGACCATCCGAGCAAGATTTAAAGCTTAGTTCACAACAAGCCAACCATATCACTTAACACGTTAGGCAAGAGAAAGAGGAGTCCCTTCGGGCCTTCATGGAAAGGTTCAAAAAAGGTGTCTTTGTAGATATAAGACCTCAACACAAATGTGGCCATGCACCACTTGATCATAACATTACGAAGAACCGTTCATCGACAACTTATGTACGAAGGTCATTGAGAACATGGACGAGCTAAGGTAAAGAGCAACCTAGTATATGTAGGTGGAGGATACGAGAGACATCCATAAGAAATACTAAAGGGTCCTCATTTCAACAATTACATCCGTTGAGTGTGCCTCGAGCCAAAATATTAGAAAAGACACTCAATGTTGACTTATTGTCTATTCCCAAGAAGAAGTTGACTCCTCCTAATGTCGATGGGAACAAACATTATCTTTATCACTAAAATCTAGGTCATACCACAAAAGAGTGTTCAACCTTGAGGGATAAAATCGAAGAGCTCATCAGAGTTTACCACCTGAGGCAATTCATGAAAAAGGATCGCTCAGATAGAAGTCCACCTTGTCAATAGAGTCTAACGTGCAATACTAAAAGAACAGACCATATGATTAGGCGAAAAAGGGTGTCGACCAAGTACAAAAGCCAGAGCAAGAACAAAAGCAAAGATCACCCACTAAGGACTCAAATAGGTTCGATGATTTATAACCGAGAGGTATAAGTTTGGTATCTGTTGGTGTAGGCTAAAACATCCTACAATTTATTGTTTGGTTGGTCGTGCTTAAACACATTTGAGGCCATATTGTCTATGCCACACTTGGTCATGAAATTTCCATTCGATAATGGTCGAATCTGATAGTGCATGTAGATCAAAAGGTAGCTTGAGAATGTTACGTTGTCGGCCTGAAGGTGACACCATACAACCCCTTTGGAAGGTTCACCGATCAAAGGTGGCGATGGTTGATCTAGACCCCAGAACGAATGTCACCGATAGGATGAAGCCATAAGTAGAGACCAATAGTTTGAAGATAGGTTGATTGGATGATCAAGTCACTAAGTTAACTAATGACTTAAGTAGGGAACATGAACGGATGTTATTGGACATGCTCCTAAAAAAGAAAGATTTGTTGCTTGGACGTCGAGGGATATGCCCAAAATCCAACTAGGAGTTATGTCCCACAAGTTGTCTATCTTTAAGGAGGCCAAACTAGTGTAGAAGAAACGCAAGCTAGGGGAGGAGAGGTGAAAGGCGGCCGAGGCTGGGGTAGAAAAGCTGAACGAAGCAAGATTCATTCTGGAAGTCAAGTACACCAGTTGGCTTTCCAACATGGTATTGGTGAAGAAGTCAAACGATCAATGGCGAATGTGCACCAACTTCACTGACTTGAACAAAACATGCCCTACTGATGCATATCCTCTCCCCAGTATCGATCAACTGTTAGATGGCGCGTTAGGGCACTAGGTGCTAAGCTTCTTGGATGCTTATTTGGGATATAACCAAGTTCTCATGAACTACCCGAACAAAGAGTTGATCATTGAGTGGACTAACTACTACTATAAAGTGATGTCGTTGAACATGAAGAATGCAGGTGCAACCTATCAATGCTTAAAGGATAAGATCTTCCATTATCAAATAGACATGAACATGGAGGTCTACAAGATGTTGAGACCCGATATCAATTGGTCGAGAAAGTCACTCTAACATTGTTATTTGCCAACAACTGACTTAGGCCCATTTCCAAAGTCACCAGGTAGTCATCCAGACCAATCACCCAATAGAAAATACACTCAAAAAGCTTGATATGGTAGGAAGAATGATTTCCTGGGTAGTGAAGTTTTCGAAATTCAATCTCAAATTTGAACTGAAAGGCTTTGTCAAAGGCTGGCATCTTATTGACTTTGCATTTGAGTTGCAGGGATCCCAAAGCAACTAATCGACACCCATTAGACTTTGTATGTGGGCGGGTAATCAGACAAAAGGGGAGGAGAAGCATGCATTGTTCTAGAAAGCCAAATGGGGTAGGCATGAAACAATAATTGGTTTTAAAGTTCAAAGTGTCAAACAAACCAGCCAAGGACTTGGGAAAGACTGAAATGCAAGATCGACTAAACTAGTGGTTGGCCATGTACATGTCAATGGTATGGTTGTTGACACTTTTACTAATTGAACATGAATTGACTTAAGTATCAAAGTATCTTTAGCAGGTATACTTGATCGGTTAGAAAAGTGATTATCCAAATAGGAAAAGAACAATTGAGGAGTAAGCGATaaagaagttattttaattGGAAGTTTGACCCTACacacaaaacaattattaatcaaaataagaaaaccCTACAATTTCATAATgctaaaaactaaactaaaggTGAATAAAATCCAAAGCAAATAATATACGCACAAACATAAATAGGTAGTAAGCACTCTTATGTAGGTGAATCAAACCTAGTTaatttggattaaaaaaaagtgaggtTGTGTATGAGAAAAGGTATAcctttattctttattattgaAATAACTGACCCTAGTAGTAGTGGGATTGAATAAGTTCTAAACTGTTTTTATGAACaacaaactaaattattataaaaacattaaaaactaaaataacaaagtaGTTTGATACTAGTTCATTAAACCTCATGGGTTAcataatacaaatttttaaggatttaaataactaatcatagattaaaataagtgcaTAAACTACTTCTAGTTATCACAAGTACATAAACCACTTGTCATTATCTTGACTCAATTCCTTAAATATTAAGACCTTAAAATGACGTAAAAATTGATAAGGAAGAGTATCctaaggatgaagaagaaaacaaagaaaaataaatacaagaaaCATGACAAAGAAATACACTGATCAAACAATATAAGGatgaatttcaaattcataAGTATTATGAATTGTCTGGCATTTGTTGTTGTAGTTGGAGCCTAATTGTTTTGATTAGATGACTTAAAATTCAACTAACGAGacaatatatttatgaaaaaaaatactcaagCAATTAAAGTATCTTATGAGATGATACCATACACTAGACATATAATACAAAGATTTATTTGTTCAGTACTCTATTTAGTCTAAGTGTGTTCATGCAACTGAAGTATGTTCTTGACAAATCATATGATTAAATCTTAACTAATTAGATGATATCACAAGACTTTGAGATTAGATAAAAGTAGCCATAAACGATTAAAAGTGGTTGATCAGAACACTACAAATCAACGTTCTCTGATTCATTACTCTGATTATTAACACTAGcgcaaaaacagcgtataacgtcacacgtTCATCGTCGAACCACTCAATagccaatgttaaaaatgactggtggcatttttgtaaataaatgcaattattaaacgtcgtttagaattgtaattcgatgtaaaatgatataaaacgtcgaatgccccagcgttagacgttaaaaggttagtgaattcaataaaaatttgagcgggagattgaaaattcattcactttatcttagcgcgcgagactctcttctctgctcaaacttttctcgaacgaagtttgacgaccatcacatgtaatctttctttcatttgatacaaatgcatgttaatttactactttaggtatgatttttgtttgttttaaccgattatttttgtgttgttgtccttcataggtgcattttgctttctctctcacatgtggcaacactttattccgatgaaccaaggttagttttcgttttcgttttcgttttgaagaacttatttgttgaacttatttcttgttattttttgttgaacttgtttgttggtATTGTTTGggtgaacttatttgttgttgttgtttgattgaacttgtttgttgtttgattggacttgtttgttgtttgtcattgttgtttgttattgatactatattacatgttcatagttcatgctttacaaaataccaaaaactgaaatttgttgtttttctgtttttcagatctcgtagagttgtaaaaaaggatcacaattaatttaaaaaaataaaaaattgattaacgtcgtttattgataaaattcgacgttaatttaacgtctcccgatatgacgtcgttctcgaattcgacgtaaaagacccaaaatattcgacgttgtatgctgtttttgtactagctATTGATTGCTTATAATAACAAGCCACAAgttcaaattattttagataataaaacgtaaataaaaaagttttattatgaagtaaaaatgatattaatgaCAAACGATCATATTACTTCTATGCAAACATGATTTATATGTGACTAACCATTAATTTGATCTTGATTAAATTTGATAGTGATTACACTACTAACAagaaattacataatatattgCACACGTTTCctttaatagaattttttttgaaagttggagagaaaataaaatcaaaggaTTCCAAATCAAGCTCTCTCTGAATCAAGAAGGAGGAAAACTATTAAagcttaaacaaaaatatttagaaatttaaagATCAATTCGAAGAAAACATCATGACTTTCTATATGAAGAATTATATAAGAAGTTGAAATTGTAAGATCGAATACTTTAGATTCAATAATACTTCAATGACTATATTTTCAACAGTTATAAATAGAGGACAAACtaatcaagaaaatataaaaataatgacaaCAATGTTTACGAGAAAAAGAGAACAAATCATTGTCGATTCTACTTAGTGAGTAGTTAAGTCTAAAAAACGGTGAGTACTAAACCATTGTAATAGTCTTCACATATTGAAGTTTATCTCGTGAGCTTAAATTGAATTATCTTACTCTGAGAGTGTTTCTCAATTATCCTATTGAGAGTTCTTGATATTGGGGAGAGACTAAGAAGATTATGTCCAAAGAGGTTTATACTTATTACCTGCAGAGGTGTATGTACTCATGATAACTGCAAAAACTGATAAGTTAAGTCTGAAAACTGAGTATACTAAAtcattgtaatatttttcacatattgAAGTTTACCCCCTGTAaccttaaattatattattttactttgaGAGTGATTCTCAGATATTCTATTGAGACTTATTGATCTTAGGAGAAGATTGAAAAAGTTATACCTACATATGTTTGTATTTATTACTTAGAGAATAGTATGTacttataataatttgtatttattactTAGAGAATAGTAAGTACTTATAATAATTGGAGAAACTGATACTCGTGTAACCATATAAAATGAgctttttgaaaattaaatacattttaaattctaaaatatagaATGTAATTTTCAATATGTAATGTATTATGAATtgccaatttaaaatatatttaatttacaaaaagaaaTCTAAAATGTAAGTCAACCTTAAAATCTTATGGATTGTAATTCAGCAAAAGCAAGATGAGAGACGAAGgaaatatatgataataattatatatatatatatatatatatatatatatatatatatatatatatattaaatatgtctGTAGTTAAATCTGTCATAGTCTTACTAAACTCGGCCTTTCGATCGCTTCGTCAGCCACaattcaatttgattttctGTAGATTATTTTTTCGCTTGAAAATACTACTATTCTTGTTCATAGAGCATGATATAGCAAGTAAACTATGTTAGTTTTAATTAGTTAAGAAGTTTAGTTTTAAGTAGTTGGTAGCAAGTTAGAAGAAGTATATGAATATATAGGTTGGAGATGGAAAACGAGATGTTGATTGAAAccagaaatttattttattttattgagagATCAGAATAATCTGACGAAGCAGTTTTAGATATCGGCCTTAGAGTTGCATGGAGGAAGAGGAGTCCCACACAAACACTTGTTGTGAAGATACGAAAACTCATCAAACCTCTGCAATCGCCCACCCTGCGGTATCTCACCACACAGCCGATTATAACTCACGTTGAAATGCTGCAGATATTCAACTTTCGTAAGCGAAACAGGAATGCTCCCATAAACCTTGTTGTGATTCAGATCCAACCATATCAAGCTCGTTTTCGGAAACGTCAAAGGGGACAGATCAAACTCCAACGTGTTCCTCGAAAGCTCAAGCACCTGCGTCCTTTTCTTGCTCCCGAAAAGCACGGAAGCATCACCTTCCAGTTTGTTCCTCGAAAAGTCTATCCTTTCAGGGTCTAGGTTGACCACGGAAGCGGGAATGGGCCCTGAAAGCTGGTTGTGAGACAGGATGAGATCAGGCCCGGGCTTGTTGAAAGACCCGAATGAGCCCGGGATGGGGCCCGTGAGCTGGTTGCGGTCCAACTGAAGGGAGGTGAGTTTAGGCAGTTGGTAAAGTGAGGTGGGAATGGAACCGGATAGGCTGTTAAAGGAAAGTTTGATCAACTAGAGGTTGGTGAGTTGCGACAGAAAATCAGGTACCGGGCCTGAGATACCCGTGTTGGTGATGATGAGAGACTTTAGTTTGGTGAGTTTGGCAATGGTGGGTTGGATGGGCCCGACAAGGTTGGGGAGCTTGTGGAAGGTTAGAAATTGGAGGTAAGGAAGGTCACCGACAGAAGGTGGTATTTGGCCCGACACGTCAGAATCTGGATCAGAGGAAGATATGTCGAGGTATTCTGTTGGTTTTTTCGTCACACCTGACGCAGTACCATTCGCAGCAATCGACGTTGGGATCCCACGACGCAAGGATGTATGGGTTGTTGAGGTCATTCTTGAGTTGGAGCAGTGCTTTCTTGTCTTTTGGGTGGCACCGCTCCGAGGAAGCGAGTGGGAATGGGGAGAACAGTAGGAAGCATAACAGTCCCAAGATCAGCGTGGTTTTCATTTCTGCTTTGAAAGATGTGAAGAGGGTAGTTTGTTGGAGGTGGTTTACGAGGATGCTTCCCATTTATAGAAATGGTACTATAACGCAATGGGATTGATATTGGGAAACCACGTTTGCCATgcagaaacaaaaattatggGAAAAAAATGGGATTGTTTATCTcgtaaattattaaaatgaggttagttgaattaaaatttatgtggATAAGTAATTATGAGTTATGAcgatttttttattgaaatcattACATATTATGATTAttctataaaatttgaaaaatgtgaAGTACGAGtacttttaatttattggaTATCGTGGTGATGATTTTCAATTAAACCAAAGTCCACTTGACTTATGATAactttaattgtaatatttttttttatatttttttatatttttagacttAATCAATTGtgaaataacttttaaaaatatgaacatatggattaaaaatatgaacatatggattaaaaataataatgattaacCGACTTATTTTATCATGGTTGTAAGGGATCTAATTAGGACAACATTTGAAAGGATTGCATCATGGTTTGTTGATCGAGACCTGAAGGTAGATTCTATGTTAAGAGTTGACCATCaatatttgaaagaaataaatgaaattattataagaaatcAACAAGTGAGCATGTGTCATGTCCATAGATATGATtgacaaaattttgaatttgaggTTCAAGAAATAATTTCTCCACATGATCACTGTCCATCAATGTCTTTcacaactaaattaaattattggtGGTGTGATTATGGTCATTTTCAAGCTCTTCGACTGTCTTGTCATCATGTAATAATTGTCTGCTTTTTCTCTTTAGACCTGACCATATACATCCATCATGTTTATAGTCTATATACCATCAACAAGGTATATGAATTCCACTTCCATCCAGTTAAGAATAAGgattattgaatttatttaaatt
This Vigna angularis cultivar LongXiaoDou No.4 chromosome 4, ASM1680809v1, whole genome shotgun sequence DNA region includes the following protein-coding sequences:
- the LOC108332123 gene encoding methyl-CpG-binding domain-containing protein 11, which produces MASLVEQEGDASEEIFTLELPAPPGWKKKFVPKKAGTPKKNEIVFTAPTGEDINNRKQLEKYLKAHPGGPAVSEFDWGTGETPRRSARISEKAKAAPPTESKPPKKRSKTTPASQKETSEEEKEEDTKETEMQADDEIAKVDEDIEKENNVVTENQDDKTAEDTNINKSTNPGDVKARENVEVRTDEEKSNAADGELHALKDEVVDKGTEGAVSLRNDEEKIGQPREETKEYHRSGEPEKSETCSTADKTVEVEGVNTEEYIKSTSKLEEVEKIEGTKVNSEEHDKLDDINKKVEAELTENGNHGS